The Leptospira barantonii genome includes a region encoding these proteins:
- a CDS encoding lipoprotein yields the protein MTSNKLFLASIILPFLIFNCAIIQRTKIHWISNVEDVRSSTEKTGTIKKVSINRFSAKPSNFGGFSAENFTNSLRFFLTKEGLDVSIQEIQPDPPKANPPENSPVTGSPPQSSTSLLGYGNLSSGSSGLVTESGEKPMEPSKENIQKACNASNCNVYIDGYIYEKKTGNILDENVTTGIFVRIYNNSGTMIAQIKLSSSVTMEIFDNNALLAEMTSERIRSILNRETRSSSFNWKFWE from the coding sequence ATGACATCAAATAAACTTTTTCTAGCGTCGATTATTCTTCCTTTCCTAATCTTCAACTGCGCAATCATTCAAAGAACCAAGATTCATTGGATATCAAACGTAGAGGATGTCCGTAGTTCCACGGAAAAAACCGGAACGATCAAAAAGGTCAGCATCAATCGTTTCTCTGCGAAGCCGTCCAACTTCGGCGGATTTTCAGCGGAGAATTTTACGAACAGCCTAAGATTCTTTTTAACCAAAGAAGGACTGGACGTTTCCATTCAGGAAATCCAACCGGATCCGCCAAAAGCAAATCCTCCCGAAAATTCTCCGGTTACCGGAAGTCCTCCTCAAAGTAGCACAAGTTTACTCGGTTACGGTAATCTTTCCAGCGGCAGTTCGGGACTCGTCACCGAATCCGGCGAAAAACCGATGGAACCTTCCAAAGAGAATATTCAAAAAGCGTGTAATGCTTCCAACTGCAACGTCTATATCGACGGCTACATATACGAAAAGAAAACGGGCAATATTCTCGATGAGAACGTCACCACCGGAATTTTCGTGAGAATCTACAACAACTCGGGAACAATGATAGCCCAGATCAAACTCAGCTCCAGCGTAACGATGGAAATCTTCGACAACAACGCTCTCCTCGCGGAAATGACTTCGGAAAGAATCAGATCCATCCTGAATCGAGAAACCCGCTCCTCATCCTTCAACTGGAAGTTTTGGGAATAA
- a CDS encoding TolC family protein, with translation MKFEKSFFPKISLLTAGSILFLYSFGRSIDGTSGENLILDLRKSEDIAVENSPDVRLLGSQQMIKSLIVKESWRTYFPTASVSWFRNTNVVENESDSRSQRVALNVDQVIFDGGRRSLALQAALNDLNLSKFDFLISINNLKLKVRNAYYALLSNKAQLEIQARSIQRQKDQLRFSQRELKLGETTEVQLLQIENRLNEIVLQNKRTETAYQSGIEEFKILLRLPSTTKLALSADILHGIKFAYKELSLENLVGLAFQSRIEFARTRAAEIQTTSEYEIAKSFYIPTVSVGGFYASSGDRYDPKQREYGFNFKFSMALGPNSIQDTSNFISRNEDANRSLTSTTTVGIMDNMQYKRKIAQTGIAAEQAQITRRQLDDIIRIEVSKALQNYKLTWESLKLADENAKVFEKRLLIKEKQVSLGDARRTDLAETEIFYLEAINTMISTRVQYLTAVSQLEMAIGASLDSLELIKTGKN, from the coding sequence ATGAAATTCGAAAAGTCATTTTTCCCAAAAATATCGCTTCTCACGGCCGGATCGATCCTGTTTCTTTATTCGTTCGGAAGATCCATAGACGGAACGTCCGGAGAAAATCTAATTCTCGATTTGAGAAAATCGGAAGACATCGCCGTCGAAAACAGCCCGGATGTTCGTCTTTTGGGAAGCCAACAGATGATCAAAAGTTTAATCGTAAAGGAGAGCTGGAGAACTTACTTTCCGACCGCTTCCGTTTCCTGGTTTAGAAACACGAACGTCGTCGAAAACGAATCGGACAGCAGATCTCAAAGAGTGGCGCTTAACGTGGACCAAGTAATCTTCGACGGCGGAAGAAGATCCCTCGCCCTTCAAGCCGCGCTGAACGACCTGAATCTTTCCAAATTCGATTTTTTAATCTCGATCAACAACCTCAAACTCAAGGTAAGAAACGCGTATTACGCGCTTCTCAGCAATAAAGCTCAACTCGAGATTCAAGCAAGATCCATTCAAAGACAAAAGGATCAACTTCGTTTTTCACAAAGAGAATTAAAACTGGGAGAAACGACCGAAGTTCAACTCTTACAAATCGAAAACAGATTGAACGAAATCGTTCTTCAAAACAAAAGAACCGAAACGGCTTATCAATCGGGCATCGAAGAGTTCAAAATTCTTTTGCGTTTACCGAGTACGACTAAACTCGCGTTGAGTGCGGACATTCTTCACGGAATCAAATTCGCATACAAGGAACTGTCTCTGGAAAACTTGGTCGGCCTTGCATTTCAATCCAGAATCGAATTTGCAAGGACCAGAGCCGCGGAGATCCAAACCACTTCCGAGTATGAAATCGCAAAGTCATTCTATATTCCCACCGTATCTGTGGGAGGATTCTACGCTTCTTCGGGAGATCGTTACGATCCGAAACAAAGAGAATACGGATTCAATTTCAAATTCAGTATGGCCTTAGGTCCGAACTCGATTCAGGACACTTCGAATTTTATTTCCAGAAACGAAGACGCAAACCGTTCTCTTACCTCCACAACAACCGTGGGAATCATGGACAACATGCAATATAAGAGAAAGATCGCACAAACCGGAATCGCCGCGGAACAAGCTCAGATTACGAGAAGACAACTAGACGATATCATACGCATCGAAGTCTCCAAAGCATTACAAAATTATAAACTAACCTGGGAGTCTTTGAAACTGGCCGACGAAAACGCGAAAGTTTTCGAAAAAAGGCTTCTCATCAAAGAAAAACAGGTAAGCTTAGGAGACGCGAGAAGAACCGATCTCGCAGAAACGGAAATTTTTTATTTGGAAGCCATCAATACGATGATTTCGACCAGAGTTCAGTATCTAACCGCGGTTTCCCAATTGGAAATGGCGATCGGCGCCAGTCTCGATTCCTTGGAACTAATTAAAACCGGAAAAAATTAA
- a CDS encoding efflux RND transporter periplasmic adaptor subunit, translating to MSKNKFLIGLLILTTLAFVSCGKKKKDEGKNDNKLPYEMIPLTLTKQQSVISVLGSVSHYNKAEITSKVLGRIEKIYKEEGNRVTKGQPLAKVETLNLEIQLKKDTASLEVQNKQIELTKAKYIQSKQRVERELANIEKARADLKDSKATYDNLNRTYENKKELFKIGAVSETELKGIETGIVSAQTNYFKAQKNLDTLQVGYRPEDLKRAGFKVPTDKVKLHEALVDLNTIVEKSELDIAIANLKSIQASIDSTNLLIKESTILSPLKGVVAVRSIFPGEAVKEGQAIYVVVDDSEFLLKFAVNESDLNRIKSDQEVEFAVDALPKKKLIGKILIISPIIDPQSRTAEVKVIYKNNEDLLRPGMFARAEIKDLNPEPAFFISAKSILPGKEKNEGFIFVSKNNLLFKKPVKIESVSGENSRITGDLSEGELVAIGNVAGLKEGEKAPEPIVKKETTPK from the coding sequence ATGAGTAAAAATAAATTCTTAATCGGACTTCTCATACTTACGACCTTGGCTTTCGTTTCCTGCGGCAAAAAGAAAAAGGACGAAGGCAAAAACGACAACAAACTTCCGTATGAAATGATTCCTTTGACGCTTACAAAACAACAATCCGTCATCAGCGTTCTCGGAAGCGTTTCGCACTACAATAAGGCTGAAATCACTTCCAAGGTTTTGGGAAGAATCGAAAAGATATATAAGGAAGAAGGAAACAGAGTCACCAAAGGACAACCTCTTGCGAAAGTCGAAACCTTAAACTTGGAAATCCAACTCAAAAAAGACACCGCCTCTTTGGAAGTTCAAAACAAACAAATCGAACTTACGAAAGCGAAATACATTCAATCCAAACAAAGAGTGGAACGCGAGTTGGCGAATATTGAAAAAGCGAGAGCGGATTTAAAAGATTCTAAAGCGACATACGATAACCTCAACAGAACGTATGAAAACAAAAAGGAACTTTTTAAAATCGGAGCCGTTTCCGAAACCGAATTGAAAGGAATCGAAACCGGAATCGTATCCGCACAAACGAATTATTTCAAAGCGCAGAAGAATTTGGACACTTTACAAGTCGGTTATCGTCCCGAGGATTTGAAACGCGCCGGCTTCAAGGTCCCAACCGATAAAGTAAAACTACACGAAGCGCTCGTGGATCTAAATACGATCGTTGAAAAATCCGAACTCGATATCGCGATCGCCAATTTGAAAAGCATTCAAGCAAGCATCGATTCCACAAATCTTCTGATCAAAGAATCCACCATTCTTTCTCCTTTAAAAGGTGTGGTTGCGGTAAGATCCATATTCCCGGGCGAGGCGGTTAAGGAAGGTCAGGCGATCTATGTGGTTGTCGACGATTCGGAATTCTTATTAAAATTTGCGGTGAACGAATCGGACTTAAACAGAATCAAATCGGATCAAGAAGTGGAATTCGCAGTGGACGCTTTACCGAAGAAAAAATTAATCGGAAAGATTCTGATCATCAGTCCCATCATCGATCCTCAAAGCAGAACGGCGGAAGTTAAGGTCATTTATAAAAACAACGAAGATCTTCTTAGACCCGGAATGTTCGCAAGAGCGGAAATCAAAGACTTGAATCCCGAACCCGCATTCTTTATTTCCGCCAAGAGCATTCTTCCCGGAAAGGAAAAGAACGAGGGTTTTATTTTCGTATCGAAGAACAATCTTCTGTTTAAAAAACCGGTTAAGATAGAAAGCGTAAGCGGAGAAAACTCTAGAATCACCGGAGATCTAAGCGAAGGCGAACTCGTCGCGATCGGAAACGTAGCAGGATTGAAAGAAGGTGAAAAAGCTCCCGAACCGATCGTAAAAAAGGAAACGACTCCGAAATAA